From the genome of Streptomyces ficellus:
CGATAGGCAGCCTGATCGCCTTCGGTACGGCGGCGACCTTCCTGCCGTTCTTCCTGACCGCGCTGGCCGCCCTGGTCGCCCGCCTGCGCGGCACCTGGGTCCCGTCCGGCCACGTCCGGCAGGGGCGCAAGGGTACGTTCCTCAACGCGCTGGCCGTGCTGTGGACCGGCTTCGAGGTCGTCAACGTCTGCTGGCCACGGGCCATCCTCGCCCCGCCGAGCGCGCCCTGGTACCAGGTGTGGGCCGGGCTCATCGGCACCGCCGTGATCGTCCTGGCCGGGCTGGCCTACCTGGTGGTCCGGCGCCCGCAGGACAGGATCGGCGCCCATGGAGGCGACCTCCACGCCCACGGGACCGAGGAGGGCCGTCCCGCCGTCACGGCCGCCGGCCCGGCCGCCGGGGCCGACGCGCCCTGACGCCGTACGACGCGGGTGGCCACGCCGTACGACGCGGGTGGCCGCCTCCGGTCACCGCCCGGTGGCGCGGACGGTGGCCAGCAGCGGGGCCGACGGCTGGAGCAGCAGGGCCGCCCGGGGCGTCACCGGCGTGGGCGGCAGGTCGAGGCGGAAGCGCTGCGCGAGCGTGGCGAGGACCAGGACGGCCTCCACCTGGGCGAAGCGGGCCCCGAGGCAGGTGCGCTGACCGCCGCCGAAGGGGTACCAGGCGTGGTCGGGTACGGGGTCGGGGCTGTCGCCGTCCCAGCGTTCCGGGCGGAATTCGGTGGACCGCGGGAACCAGCGCGGGTCGCGGTGGGTGGTCCACGGGCTGCACCAGACGACGGTCCCGGCCGGGAGGCGCGTACCGCCGAGGGTGGCGCCCTCGCGGGCGACACCGGCGAGCAGCCAGGCGGGCGGGTAGAGCCGCAGGGCCTCCTTGACGATCTGCTGGGTCCAGGTGAGGCGGTCGTGGTCGTCGATGGTGGGCGGCCGCCCGCCCAGGACGCGGTCGAGTTCGGTTTCGAGGCGGTCCCGTGCGGAGGGCGACGCCGACAGCAGGTGCCACGTCCAGGTGAGGGCGGTCGACGTCGTCTCGTGACCGGCCGCCCACAGGGTGACCGCCTCGTCGCGCACCTCCCGGGGCGACAGCGGGCGGCCCTGCTCGTCGCGGGCGGCGAGGAGCCGGCTCAGCAGGTCGTCACGGCCCGCCTCGGCCCCGCCGCCCTGGGGGCGGCCCTCCCGCAGGCGTGCGCGGATCAGCCGGTGCACCTCGGCGTCGATCGTGGACACGGCCGCCCGCAGCCGTTGCCGCGCCGGGGTGGTGACCCAGCCGGGCAGGAAGAGGCTCATGCCGCGCAGCTCGGCGCCGATGACCTGCTCGGCGACGTTCATCGCGTCGGCGAGCGCCCGTGTCCGGTCACCGAGGTCGTTGCCGAAGAGGCAGCGGAGCACCACGCGCTGGGTGATCAGTGCCATCTGGTGGCGCACGTCGACGCGGTCCCCGTCCCGCCACCCGTCGGCGGCGGAGCGGGCGCAGTCGACCATGGTGGCGGCGTACGCCCTGACCTGGCGCGGCCGGACGGTCGGCTGCACGAGCGAGCGCTTGCGGCGCCAGTCCTCGCCCTTGCTCATGATCACGCTCTGGCCGACGACCCGCTTGAACGCCCAGCCGATGTCGAGGATGTCGTACGCCCGCTCCCGCGCGCCCAGCAGCTCGGCGATGTGCTCCGGGTGGGACAGGAACAGGCTCGGGCGGGGGCCGAGCGACCAGCGGACGGCGTCCCCGAACTCGTCCCGCAGCCGGGTCAGGAACGCCAGCGGGTCCCTGCCGAATTCGGGGAGGTTGCCCAGCACGGGCAGGCCACGCGGCCCGGGCACGGGGGTCAGGGGAACGCTGCACGTGGTCACGGGGGCTCCAGCGGTCGTCTCGCGGCGGCACTCTCGGCACTCTCAAGAGCACTCTCGGCACCCCTAACGCGGCGGGGGAACGGGAGGTCGCGACGGGCCGCCGCCGATCGGGTTCCCGGACGCCGGCCGGGGCCGGGCCGTCGCGGCCGTCCGGGCGCCGGCCCCCGTCCGGGCACCGGCCGCGGTGGGTCCGGTGCCCGAACCGTTGTCCGCCGGGCCTGGTCAGCACCGGGAGTGAGCTGGCAGGATCGCGCCATGCTCCAGGCCCTGTCCCGTATCGGCCGCCGCCGCGCCCTTCAGGCGTGGGCGGTGGGTCTCGCGGTGCTCGGCCTGCTCCTGTGGTGGCTGGTTCCCGCCGGTGACCCGTCGCCGCGCGGGAAGGTCACTTTCAGCACCGGCGTACCGACCGGGGTGTACCAGCGCTACGGCGAGCTGCTGGAGGAGGCGCTGGGGCGGCAGGTGCCGGACGTCGCCATACAGCTGCTCGACAGCGAGGGTTCCCGGCAGAACCTGGAGCGGCTCGCGTCCGGGGAGGCGGACTTCACGATCGCCACGGCCGACGCGGTGGCCACGTACATCCGGGACAGCCGGCCCGGTGCGTACGACCTGCGCGGCTGCGCCCGGCTGTACGACGACTACGTGCAGCTGATCGTGCCCAGGGGCTCCAAGGTGCGGTCGACCGGTGACCTGCGGGGCCTGCGGGTCGGCGTGGGACAGGAGGGGTCGGGCGTACGGCTGATCGCCAACCGGCTGCTCCAGGCCGCCAAGGTCGACCCCGAGACGGGGATCGAGCCCGTGTCGGCGGGGATCGACACGATGCCGACCCTGCTGGAGCAGGGGAAGCTGGACGCGTTCTTCTGGTCGGGCGGGCTGCCCACCAGCGCCGTGCAGAAGCTCTCGGAGCGCTTCCCGATCCGGCTCGTCCCGCTCCAGGACGACCTGGTCAACCGGGTGCACGAGGGCGGTGGCAGCGGCCGCTACTACCGCTCGGCGGTCATCCCCGCCGACGCGTACGCCCTCTCCCAGGAGGGCCGGCCGGTCGACACGGTGGCCGTGGCCAACCTGCTCGTCACCACCGACCGTACGGACCCGGCGCTGGCGGAGGCCTTCACCCGCACGGTGATCCAGAGCCGCGACCGGATCGGCCGCGAGGTGCACCCCGCCCAGCTGGTCGACCTCCGCACGGCCGTCTACACCGACCCGCTGCCCCTGCACGAGGGCGCGCGGCGCTACTACCGGTCGGTCAAGCCCTGAGCGGCGGGACGGGACGCGGAGGGGCTCACGGACTCCGTCGCACGGAATTCTGAATTCCGTCGGCTTGAAATGATCGATGGCGCTCCGGGCTTTTCTGCTGGCCTTTCCTCCTGGACCGGATGTAGACGCCATCGAAGAATCGGGGGCGGGAATCCGAAATCCGGCCCATCAGTCCTAGGGGGAACGACGTGCTTCGTCGCGTTCTGGCCGCATCGGCCGCCACTGTCTGCGTCATGGGAATCGGCACGGTCCAGGCGGCCGCCACGACCGCGCCGCCGCAGAACACGTCCATCGAGGAGGAGTGCGAGAAGAACGCCGGTAAGCCGTTCAACGGCTTCCGGCAGGAGTACGACTACCGGACCGAAGCCCGCATGGGCATGGTGTGGAATTACTGCCGGCCGGAAAAGGACATGTTCGGGTACGCGGAGGTGACCAAGCAGGGTAGGGCCTCCGAGGTGTGGTTCGAGCGCGCCACGGAGGGCCCCAACCCGGCCACCTGGACCGGCCCGCACAGCAAGAAGGCGGCTGTCGGGTGGGTCGCGCACACCGAGACCACCAAGTACGGCGACTACTGGTGGCGCGCGTGTGCCGACATCACCAGCAAGGCCGGTGCCAAGGTGAGGGAGTGCAGCAACTGGTACCAGCCGAGCACCATGTTCACGCCGGTGCCCCGGTGACCTTTACGGACCGGCCCGTGAACACCGCGCTCCGGCTCGTGTGACATCACGCGGTGCACGGGTGCGTCACAACTCGACGGCCCGCCGGGAGACCGGCGGGCCGTCGTCGTGCACCGCGTACCGCCTCGACCGCCGTCCGACCCTCACGCGTCCGGCGCGGTGCGCGGGACGGTGACCGTGACGCGCAGGCCGTGCGGCTCGTGGTGGGCGTAGGTGAGGGAGCCGCCGCCGGCGGTGAGCAGGGCGCGCGAGATGGACAGGCCGAGGCCCGAGCCCTTGATGTTCTGGTGGCGATTGCTGCGCCAGAAGCGGTCCCCGATGCGGGCCAGCTCCTCGTCGGTCAGGCCGGGGCCGCCGTCCGTGATCACGATGGTGGAGGTGTCGCCGTCGGCGGCGACCGTCACGGTGACCTCCTCGCCGGCGGGCGTGAACTTCAGCGCGTTGTCGATGACGGCGTCGAGGGCGCTGGAGAGGGCCACCGGGTCGGCCCAGGCGGTGACCGCGGTCCCCCGGCCGGTGAGGCGGACGCCCTTCTCGTCGGCGAGCGGCCGCCAGGCGGCCACGCGTTCGCCGGTCAGTTCGCCGATGTCGGTGAGCCGCAGATCGGCGGCGGCGTGCTCGGCGAGGGCGAGGTCCAGCAGGTCGTCCAGGACCTGCGCCAGGCGCTTGCCCTCGGTGCGTACGGAGGCGATCTCGTCGTTGCCGGGCGGCAGTTCCAGCGCCAGCAGCTCGATGCGCAGCAGCAGCGCGGCGAGCGGGTTGCGCAGCTGGTGGGAGGCGTCGGCGACGAAGGCCCGCTGCTGCTCCAGCACTTCCTCGACGTTGTCGGCCATCTCGTTGAACGAGCGGGCGAGGCGCCGCAGTTCCGGCGGGCCACCGGCCGCCGCGACCCTGGACTTCATCCGGCCGGTCGCGATGTCGTGGGTGGCCGCGTCCAGGACCTTGACGGGCTTGAGCACCCATCCGGTCAGCCGGAACGCCGCCCCGACGGCCAGCAGCATCGCGGCGACCTCACCGGCCGCGATCAGCAGCCAGCCGTGCAGGATGCGGGAGCGCAGCTGCCCGGTGGGCGAGTCGGTGAGCACGACCGCGACGACGTCCCCGTCCCGTACTACCGGTGAGGCGACGGCGAGCCGGGCGTTCGGCTGCCAGGGCCACACCTGCGGCGGGTCGTGGCTGCGGCGGCCCAGCAGCGCCTCGCGGAAGGCGCGGCGGGGCTCGCCGCTCGCGGGGACGTCCCAGTCCTTCGGGGCGCGGGCCATGGCGGTGGTGTCGCGGAAGAAGACGCCGACCTCGATCCCGTACACCTCGTGGTAGCGGACGAGTTCGCCGTAGAGGGTGGACTGCCGCTCGTCGATGCCGGGCCCGCGCTCGGTGACGAACTGGGCGAGCGCCGCGAAGCGGGCGGTGTCGTCGATGCGGTCGACGACGACGGTCTGCTGCTGGGCGGCGGCGAGTGCGGCGGCGAGCGGGAACCCGAGCGCGAGGAGCACGCCCGCCATGAGGACGAGGAGCAACGGGAGCAGCCGGGTGCGCACGGGATCGCCGGGACGTTACGCGGCCGGCGCGACCAGGCGGTAACCGACGCCGCGCACGGTCTCGATGAGGGCGGGCATCCGCAGCTTGGCGCGGAGGGACGCCACGTGGACCTCCAGGGTGCGGCCGGTCCCCTCCCAGCTGGTGCGCCAGACCTCGCTGATGATCTGCTCGCGGCGGAAGACGACGCCGGGGCGCTGCGCGAGCAGGGCGAGCAGGTCGAACTCCTTGCGGGTGAGCTGGACCTCCGCGCCCGCCACGGTGACCCGGCGGGTGGGCAGCTCGATGGTGACGGCGCCCAGGCGCAGCGGCGCCGCCTCGTCCGTACCGCCGTTGCCGCCGCCCGTACCGCCGTTGCCGGCGTCGTCGGCGTCCGGGGCGGAGCGCCGGCTGACGGCGTGGATGCGGGCGAGCAGTTCGCCCGTGTCGTACGGCTTGACGACGTAGTCGTCGGCGCCCAGGTTGAGGCCGTGGATGCGCGAGCGGACGTCGGCCCGCGCGGTCACCATGATCACGGGCGTGGTGGTGAGCTTCCGGATCTTGCCGCACACCTGGTAGCCGTCCTGGTCGGGCAGGCCGAGGTCCAGGAGGACGACGCCGAAGGGGGCGCGTCCGGCGTTGGCGGCGGGCAGCACGGCCTGGAGCGCCTCTTCGCCGTTGCGGGCGTGGGTGACGTCGAACCCGTGCTTCTTGAGGATCGCGGACAGGGCGGCGGCGACGTGGTCGTCGTCCTCGACGAGCAGCAGTCTCAATGGGCCCCCTTCCGAAGGTGCGATCACTCGGGTGACCAAACGGCCACCTGGGCATGAACGCCGATGAGCGGCCCGCCAGTCAAGAGGGTTCCGGCCGCGGGCGGGGTTCCGTTATGCACCCGTTCTCCTCGCCGCCCTCCCGTGCCGTCCCGTTCACGCATAGTGTCCGGTTGCAGCCGGATCGTTATCCTCAATTTCCGCTCAGATGTAATGACGCTGGTCGCACCACGTGCTTAGTGTCCTCTCCAACCGAGCAGGACGGAGCAAGAAGCCGATGAGCGGAGTGTCAGTGACCAAGGGCGCGGAGGACGCCGTACCGACGGCGAGCGACCTGGTCGTGCTGAGCAACGTCAACAAGCACTTCGGCGCGCTGCATGTGCTCCAGGACATCGACCTGACCATCGCCCGTGGCGAGGTCGTGGTCGTCATCGGGCCGTCCGGGTCCGGCAAGTCCACGCTGTGCCGCACCATCAACCGCCTGGAGACCATCGACTCCGGCAGCATCACCATCGACGGCAAGCCGCTGCCCCAGGAGGGCAAGGAGCTCGCCCGGCTGCGGGCCGACGTCGGCATGGTCTTCCAGTCGTTCAACCTCTTCGCGCACAAGACCGTGCTGGAGAACGTCATGCTGGGCCAGGTCAAGGTCCGCAAGGCGGACAAGAAGGCCGCGGAACAGAAGGCCAGGACGCTCCTGGACCGGGTGGGCGTCGGCTCGCAGGCCGACAAGTACCCGGCACAGCTGTCCGGCGGACAGCAGCAGCGCGTCGCGATCGCCCGTGCGCTGGCCATGGACCCGAAGGTGATGCTCTTCGACGAGCCCACGTCGGCGCTCGACCCCGAGATGATCAATGAGGTCCTCGAGGTCATGCAGCAGCTGGCGCGGGACGGGATGACGATGATCGTCGTCACCCACGAGATGGGCTTCGCGCGGTCCGCCGCCAACCGGGTCGTCTTCATGGCCGACGGCCGGATCGTCGAAGAGGCGACGCCGGAGCACTTCTTCAGCAACCCGCGCAGCGACCGGGCCAAGGACTTCCTGTCGAAGATCCTTCACCACTGACGGGTCCCGCCGGTGACCAACGGCGATGACGACCAACGAACCACGACATAAGGGATGTTCACCATGAAGCTCCGCAAGACGGCCGCCGTGGCCGTTGCTGTGCTCGCGCTGTCCGCGACCGCCTGTGGTGGCAAGGAGGGCTCCGCCGGTGACAAGCCGGCCGGCGTCCAGCCCGGCGCCACCAACGCCCCGGCCCTCCCCAAGTACGTCGTCGCCACCAACGTCGACCTGAAGGGCTCGCCCGCCTTCCAGGCCGCCAAGAAGCGCGGCAAGCTGATCGTCGGCTCCAAGGCGGACCAGCCGTACCTCGGCTTCGAGGACCAGGCCACCAAGAAGCGCTCGGGCTTCGACATCGAGATCGCCAAGATGATCGCCGCCGAGCTGGGCTTCAACGAGTCCCAGATCGAGTGGAAGACGGTCGACTCCAGCACCCGCGAGACGGCCATCTCCAAGGGCCAGGTCGACTACTACGTCGGTACGTACACGATCAACGACAAGCGCAAGGCGCAGGTCGGCTTCGCGGGTCCGTACTACCTGGCCGGCGCCGACCTTCTGGTCCGCAAGGACGACACCTCGATCACCGGCCCGGACGCCGTCAAGGGCAAGAAGGTCTGCTCCATCAAGGGCTCCACGCCGCTGCAGGAGATCAAGAAGCCGCAGTACGGCGCCGACACCACCGAGCTCGGCAAGTACTCGGACTGCGTGCAGCAGCTGCTCACCAAGCAGGTCGACGCCGTGACGACGGACGACGCGATCCTCAAGGGTTACGCCGCCCAGAACCCCGGCAAGCTCAAGGTCGTCGGCAAGCCGTTCACCAAGGAGCCGTACGGCGTCGGCATGGACAAGGAGGACAAGGTCCTGCGCGACGCGGTCAGCAACGCCCTGGACAAGGGCGTCAAGGACGGCACGTACAAGAAGATCTACGAGGCCACCCTGGGTCTGTCCGGCTCGGACTACACCGCGCCGCCGGCGCTCGAGCGCTACTGACCGTCCCGCTTCACGACGAAGCGCCCCGTACCTGACGCGTACGGGGCGCTCCGCCCCTTGCCCGGTGCGGGGGCGGGTGTCGTGTCGTGCCGTGTCGCACGTACCTCGCTCGTACGCCGCGCTTACGCCGCGCTTGTACGCACCGGGCCCATCCGGCGCGTCCGGCGCACGCACTGCCCCCGCCCCACACGCACCTTGACCGCCAGCCGCTGACCTCCGACGCGGAGACCCCATGAACGTACTGCTCGACCACTTCTCAGAGTTCCGCGACGGCTTCATAGGAACCGTGTCGATCACCGCCGTCAGCACGGCCATCGCGCTGATCCTCGGTGTCGCCATCGCCGGTTTCCGGGTCTCCCCCGTCCCGCCGCTGCGCTGGTTCGGCACCGCGTGGGTCACCCTGCTGCGCAACACGCCGCTGACGCTGCTGTTCCTGGTGACGACGTTCGTGGTCCCCGAGATCCTGTTCCCGGGCATGAGCGCCTTCGTCCTCGGATCGATCGCGCTCGGCTTCTACACCTCCTCCTTCATCTGCGAGGCGGTCCGCTCCGGCATCAACACGGTGCCGCTGGGACAGGCCGAGGCGGCCCGCTCGCTCGGCATGACGTTCTCGCAGACGCTGCGGCTGATCGTGCTGCCGCAGGCCACCCGCACCGTGCTGCCGCCGATGAGCTCGATCCTCATCGCCCTCACCAAGAACTCGGCCATCGCGGGCGCCTTCAGCGTCACCGAACTCTTCGGCTGGCAGAAGCTGATGAGCGAAGAGGGATACGACATCATCCCGATCTTCATCTGGGTCTCCCTCGCCTACCTGGTGGTCACCTTCACCATCAGCGGCGTCTTCCGCATCCTTGAGCGCCGTATGGAGGTCGCCCGATGAGCGCCAGCGTTCTCTTCGACGCCCCCGGCCCCAAGGCCGTCGTCCGCAACCGCATCTACGCCGTCGTCGGCA
Proteins encoded in this window:
- a CDS encoding TAXI family TRAP transporter solute-binding subunit, with the protein product MLQALSRIGRRRALQAWAVGLAVLGLLLWWLVPAGDPSPRGKVTFSTGVPTGVYQRYGELLEEALGRQVPDVAIQLLDSEGSRQNLERLASGEADFTIATADAVATYIRDSRPGAYDLRGCARLYDDYVQLIVPRGSKVRSTGDLRGLRVGVGQEGSGVRLIANRLLQAAKVDPETGIEPVSAGIDTMPTLLEQGKLDAFFWSGGLPTSAVQKLSERFPIRLVPLQDDLVNRVHEGGGSGRYYRSAVIPADAYALSQEGRPVDTVAVANLLVTTDRTDPALAEAFTRTVIQSRDRIGREVHPAQLVDLRTAVYTDPLPLHEGARRYYRSVKP
- a CDS encoding cytochrome P450; its protein translation is MTTCSVPLTPVPGPRGLPVLGNLPEFGRDPLAFLTRLRDEFGDAVRWSLGPRPSLFLSHPEHIAELLGARERAYDILDIGWAFKRVVGQSVIMSKGEDWRRKRSLVQPTVRPRQVRAYAATMVDCARSAADGWRDGDRVDVRHQMALITQRVVLRCLFGNDLGDRTRALADAMNVAEQVIGAELRGMSLFLPGWVTTPARQRLRAAVSTIDAEVHRLIRARLREGRPQGGGAEAGRDDLLSRLLAARDEQGRPLSPREVRDEAVTLWAAGHETTSTALTWTWHLLSASPSARDRLETELDRVLGGRPPTIDDHDRLTWTQQIVKEALRLYPPAWLLAGVAREGATLGGTRLPAGTVVWCSPWTTHRDPRWFPRSTEFRPERWDGDSPDPVPDHAWYPFGGGQRTCLGARFAQVEAVLVLATLAQRFRLDLPPTPVTPRAALLLQPSAPLLATVRATGR
- a CDS encoding response regulator transcription factor, translated to MRLLLVEDDDHVAAALSAILKKHGFDVTHARNGEEALQAVLPAANAGRAPFGVVLLDLGLPDQDGYQVCGKIRKLTTTPVIMVTARADVRSRIHGLNLGADDYVVKPYDTGELLARIHAVSRRSAPDADDAGNGGTGGGNGGTDEAAPLRLGAVTIELPTRRVTVAGAEVQLTRKEFDLLALLAQRPGVVFRREQIISEVWRTSWEGTGRTLEVHVASLRAKLRMPALIETVRGVGYRLVAPAA
- a CDS encoding sensor histidine kinase; amino-acid sequence: MRTRLLPLLLVLMAGVLLALGFPLAAALAAAQQQTVVVDRIDDTARFAALAQFVTERGPGIDERQSTLYGELVRYHEVYGIEVGVFFRDTTAMARAPKDWDVPASGEPRRAFREALLGRRSHDPPQVWPWQPNARLAVASPVVRDGDVVAVVLTDSPTGQLRSRILHGWLLIAAGEVAAMLLAVGAAFRLTGWVLKPVKVLDAATHDIATGRMKSRVAAAGGPPELRRLARSFNEMADNVEEVLEQQRAFVADASHQLRNPLAALLLRIELLALELPPGNDEIASVRTEGKRLAQVLDDLLDLALAEHAAADLRLTDIGELTGERVAAWRPLADEKGVRLTGRGTAVTAWADPVALSSALDAVIDNALKFTPAGEEVTVTVAADGDTSTIVITDGGPGLTDEELARIGDRFWRSNRHQNIKGSGLGLSISRALLTAGGGSLTYAHHEPHGLRVTVTVPRTAPDA
- a CDS encoding glutamate ABC transporter substrate-binding protein, which gives rise to MKLRKTAAVAVAVLALSATACGGKEGSAGDKPAGVQPGATNAPALPKYVVATNVDLKGSPAFQAAKKRGKLIVGSKADQPYLGFEDQATKKRSGFDIEIAKMIAAELGFNESQIEWKTVDSSTRETAISKGQVDYYVGTYTINDKRKAQVGFAGPYYLAGADLLVRKDDTSITGPDAVKGKKVCSIKGSTPLQEIKKPQYGADTTELGKYSDCVQQLLTKQVDAVTTDDAILKGYAAQNPGKLKVVGKPFTKEPYGVGMDKEDKVLRDAVSNALDKGVKDGTYKKIYEATLGLSGSDYTAPPALERY
- a CDS encoding amino acid ABC transporter permease, with the translated sequence MNVLLDHFSEFRDGFIGTVSITAVSTAIALILGVAIAGFRVSPVPPLRWFGTAWVTLLRNTPLTLLFLVTTFVVPEILFPGMSAFVLGSIALGFYTSSFICEAVRSGINTVPLGQAEAARSLGMTFSQTLRLIVLPQATRTVLPPMSSILIALTKNSAIAGAFSVTELFGWQKLMSEEGYDIIPIFIWVSLAYLVVTFTISGVFRILERRMEVAR
- a CDS encoding amino acid ABC transporter ATP-binding protein yields the protein MSGVSVTKGAEDAVPTASDLVVLSNVNKHFGALHVLQDIDLTIARGEVVVVIGPSGSGKSTLCRTINRLETIDSGSITIDGKPLPQEGKELARLRADVGMVFQSFNLFAHKTVLENVMLGQVKVRKADKKAAEQKARTLLDRVGVGSQADKYPAQLSGGQQQRVAIARALAMDPKVMLFDEPTSALDPEMINEVLEVMQQLARDGMTMIVVTHEMGFARSAANRVVFMADGRIVEEATPEHFFSNPRSDRAKDFLSKILHH